A DNA window from Oryzias latipes chromosome 5, ASM223467v1 contains the following coding sequences:
- the myog gene encoding myogenin yields MELFETNPYFFPDQRFYEGGDSYFPSRLPGAYDQTGYQDRNSIMGLCGGLPGGVGVPAPEDKSSPSSLSPHSESHCPGQCLPWACKLCKRKTVTMDRRRAATLREKRRLKKVNEAFDALKRSTLMNPNQRLPKVEILRSAIQYIERLQALVSSLNQQDTETGQQGLHYRPSPAQPRVSSSSEPSSGSTCCSSPEWSSTPDQCPQSYSSEDLLSVGDSPEQRNMRSLTSIVEGISAADGPVTFSVDIPK; encoded by the exons ATGGAGCTTTTCGAGACCAATCCTTACTTCTTTCCTGACCAGCGCTTCTATGAAGGAGGGGACAGCTACTTCCCCTCTCGCCTGCCCGGGGCATACGACCAAACTGGGTACCAGGACAGAAACTCCATAATGGGTTTGTGCGGAGGCCTCCCTGGAGGTGTTGGAGTGCCAGCACCTGAGGACAAATCATCTCCATCCAGTCTGTCACCTCACTCAGAGTCTCACTGCCCTGGGCAGTGCTTGCCATGGGCCTGTAAGCTGTGTAAAAGAAAGACGGTGACCATGGACCGTCGAAGAGCAGCCACGCTGAGGGAGAAGAGACGTCTAAAGAAAGTGAATGAGGCCTTTGACGCTCTGAAGAGGAGCACCCTGATGAACCCCAACCAGAGGTTGCCCAAGGTGGAGATCTTGCGGAGCGCCATCCAGTACATTGAAAGGCTGCAGGCTCTGGTGTCCTCCCTCAACCAGCAGGACACAGAGACAGGGCAGCAGGGACTGCACTACAGACCCAGCCCGGCCCAGCCAAGA GTGTCATCGTCAAGCGAACCAAGTTCAGGCAGCACCTGCTGCAGCAGCCCCGAGTGGAGCAGCACTCCAGACCAATGCCCGCAAAGCTACAGCAGCGAGG ATCTTCTGAGTGTTGGTGACTCTCCAGAGCAGAGGAACATGCGCTCCTTGACTTCTATTGTGGAAGGCATCTCTGCGGCTGACGGACCTGTGACCTTTTCTGTGGACATTCCCAAATAG
- the LOC101169031 gene encoding liprin-alpha-4 isoform X1, giving the protein MMCEVMPTISEGDSAGPPRGAAGVPNGADQEANFEQLMVNMLDERDKLLESLRETQETLIQSQTKLQGALHERDALQRQINAALPQEFATLTKELNICREQLLEKEEEISELKAERNNTRLLLEHLECLVSRHERSLRMTVVKRQAPPPSGVSSEVEVLKALKSLFEHHKALDEKVRERLRVALERVATLEGQLAAATQELSMVRQRKEGDSGDRTDGCKPTWKRLPNGSIDAHDDGSRVSELQELLDRTNKELAESRKQSAALNARMAELEVELANARRELSRNEELSIKQQREQREREDMEERITTLEKRYLAAQRETTHIHDLNDKLENELATKDSLHRQSEEKVRQLQEMLELAEQRLAQTMRKAETLPEVEAELAQRVAALSKAEERHGNVEERLRQLESQLEEKNQELGRARQREKMNEEHNKRLSDTVDRLLTESNERLQLHLKERMAALEDKNALIQDLENCQKQLEEFHHTRERLIGEIDKLRNEIDHLKRRSGAFGDGSHPRSHLGSSSDLRFSVVEGQDGHYSTTVIRRAQKGRLSALRDDPNKVCAMFEQDYPSLRGSVSHLLGSDMEAESDMDDDVSSALLSPSGQSDAQTLALMLQEQLDAINEEIRMIQVERESADLRSGDIESRVNSGSMDGLNVTLRPRALPTSATAQSLASSSSPPNSGHSTPKHHGRNASHHLGIMTLPSDLRKHRRKVASPVEVDKATIKCETSPPSSPRSLRLETNFAQFTGSLEDGRGKQKKGIKSSIGRLFGKKEKGRMDQTVGRDGQSLPALADFEMGIGDTMTLGKLGTQAERDRRLKKKHELLEDARKKGLPFAHWDGPTVVSWLELWVGMPAWYVAACRANVKSGAIMSALSDTEIQREIGISNPLHRLKLRLAIQEMVSLTSPSAPLTSRTSSGNVWVTHEEMENLASSTKAENEEGSWAQTLAYGDMNHEWIGNEWLPSLGLPQYRSYFMECLVDARMLDHLTKKDLRSHLKMVDSFHRASLQYGIMCLKRLNYDRKDLDRRRDDSQHDMKDVLVWTNEQVIHWVQSIGLRDYSSNLFESGVHGALIALDETFDYSSLALILQIPMQNTQARQVLEREFNNMLALGTDRRSEEGGDEKSFRRSPSWRKRFRAREGGASLGMMAGSMETLPAGFRMPSMSMPPSMNLAAKKQLQPEAPPPVPTRLDPSAVRTYSC; this is encoded by the exons GAGTTTGCTACTCTGACAAAGGAACTAAACATATGCCGGGAGCAGCTGCTGGAAAAAGAGGAGGAGATATCTGAGCTGAAAGCTGAGAGGAATAACACCAGG CTGTTGCTGGAGCACCTGGAGTGTCTGGTGTCGCGTCACGAGCGCAGTTTGAGGATGACGGTGGTGAAACGACAGGCACCCCCACCATCTGGAGTCTCCAGCGAGGTGGAGGTCCTCAAAGCTCTGAAGTCACTGTTTGAACACCACAAGGCTCTGGATGAAAAG GTTCGGGAAAGACTTCGGGTTGCTCTGGAGAGGGTGGCCACCCTAGAGGGACAGTTAGCAGCTGCCACACAAGAG TTGAGCATGGTGAGGCAAAGGAAGGAGGGTGACTCAGGGGATCGGACCGACGGATGTAAACCTACATGGAAG AGATTGCCCAATGGCTCCATAGATGCTCACGATGACGGAAGTCGGGTGTCTGAGCTTCAGGAACTGCTTGACCGGACCAATAAGGAGTTGGCGGAGAGTCGTAAGCAATCCGCCGCGCTCAACGCCCGCATGGCCGAGCTGGAGGTGGAGCTTGCCAATGCCCGTCGAGAGTTGAGTCGTAATGAGGAGCTGTCAATCAAGCAACAGAGGGAGCAACGAGAG AGAGAAGATATGGAAGAAAGGATAACAACATTAGAAAAGCGCTACCTGGCTGCTCAGCGGGAAACCACACACATCCATGACCTCAACGACAAACTGGAGAATGAGCTGGCCACCAAGGACTCCCTGCACAGACAG AGTGAGGAAAAGGTGCGCCAGCTGCAGGAAATGCTGGAGTTGGCAGAGCAGAGGTTGGCTCAGACCATGAGGAAGGCTGAGACACTGCCAGAGGTGGAAGCTGAACTGGCACAGAGAGTTGCAGCCCTCTCCAAG GCTGAGGAGCGGCATGGCAACGTTGAGGAGAGGCTTAGACAGCTGGAGTCACAACTGGAAGAGAAGAACCAAGAGCTAggaagg GCTCGACAGAGagagaaaatgaatgaagagCACAACAAGCGTTTATCCGACACCGTAGATCGGCTGCTAACCGAGTCCAACGAACGCCTGCAGCTTCATCTGAAAGAGCGCATGGCTGCCCTGGAAGACAAG aACGCCCTCATTCAGGATCTCGAAAACTGCCAAAAACAGCTTGAGGAGTTCCACCACACCAGG GAACGGCTGATTGGAGAGATTGACAAACTGAGAAATGAGATTGATCATTTGAAACGCCGCAGTGGGGCATTTGGAGATGGAAGTCATCCTCG ATCTCATTTGGGGAGCTCCAGCGACCTCCGCTTCTCTGTAGTGGAGGGTCAGGATGGCCACTACAGCACAACTGTGATCAGGCGCGCACAAAAAGGCAGACTTTCAGCGCTAAGAGATGACCCAAACAAG GTGTGTGCGATGTTTGAACAGGACTACCCATCTCTGCGTGGGAGCGTCAGCCACCTCCTCGGCAGTGATATGGAGGCGGAGTCCGACATGGACGACGATGTCAGCTCCGCCCTGCTCTCCCCCAGCGGTCAATCAGATGCTCAGACACTCGCCCTCATGCTGCAGGAGCAACTTGATGCTATCAATGAGGAGATAAG GATGATCCAGGTGGAAAGAGAATCAGCAGACTTGCGATCTGGCGACATCGAGTCTCGTGTGAACAGTGGCAGCATGGATGGCCTCAACGTGACGCTACGACCTCGGGCCTTACCCACCTCCGCCACCGCCCAGTCCCTAGCATCTTCCTCTTCCCCACCTAACAGTGGACACTCCACCCCGAAACATCATGGACGCAACGCCAGTCACCATCTCGGCATCATGACACTG CCTAGCGACTTGAGAAAACACAGAAGGAAAGTAGCG TCTCCGGTGGAGGTGGACAAAGCTACCATCAAGTGTGAGACATCACCTCCATCCTCCCCACGCAGTCTCAGGCTGGAAACCAATTTTGCTCAGTTTACAGGCAGTCTGGAGGATGGAAGAGG aaaacagaagaagggAATCAAGTCGTCTATTGGTCGACTGTTTGGGAAGAAGGAAAAGGGCCGAATGGACCAGACTGTTGGTCGGGACGGCCAGTCTCTACCAGCTCTAGCAG ACTTTGAGATGGGCATCGGCGACACAATGACTCTGGGAAAATTGGGCACGCAGGCAGAGAGGGACCggagactaaaaaaaaa gcATGAGCTTTTAGAAGATGCAAGAAAAAAGGGTCTTCCATTTGCTCACTGGGACGGCCCTACTGTGGTCTCATGGCTGGAG TTGTGGGTGGGCATGCCAGCCTGGTATGTGGCAGCCTGTCGTGCCAACGTGAAAAGCGGGGCCATCATGTCAGCTCTTTCCGACACAGAGATCCAGAGGGAGATTGGCATCAGCAACCCGCTGCACCGACTGAAACTCCGTTTGGCCATCCAGGAGATGGTGTCCCTCACCAGCCCCTCTGCACCCCTCACCTCCAGAAcg TCCTCCGGAAATGTGTGGGTGACTCATGAAGAGATGGAGAACCTGGCGTCCTCCACCAAAGCG GAGAATGAGGAAGGCAGCTGGGCACAG ACCCTAGCATATGGAGATATGAATCATGAGTGGATTGGGAACGAATGGCTGCCCAGCCTCGGTCTGCCTCAGTATCGCTCCTACTTCATGGAGTGTTTGGTGGACGCACGGATGCTGGACCACCTGACCAAGAAGGACTTGAGGAGCCACCTTAAGATGGTGGATAGTTTTCACAG GGCTAGTCTGCAGTACGGGATTATGTGCTTGAAGAGGCTGAATTATGACAGAAAAGACCTGGATCGCAGGAGAGACGACAGCCAGCATGACATGAAAG ATGTTTTAGTGTGGACAAATGAGCAGGTGATCCACTGGGTCCAGTCCATTGGCCTGAGGGATTACAGCAGCAACCTGTTTGAGAGCGGCGTTCATGGCGCCCTCATTGCTTTGGATGAGACCTTTGACTACAGCAGCCTGGCGCTCATCTTGCAGATCCCTATGCAGAACACACAG GCACGGCAGGTTTTGGAGCGAGAATTCAACAACATGTTAGCCCTGGGGACAGACCGTCGATCAGAAGAG GGTGGAGATGAAAAATCATTTAGACGCTCTCCATCCTGGCGTAAGAGGTTTAGAGCTCGCGAGGGAGGGGCGAGCCTGGGGATGATGGCAGGCTCCATGGAAACGCTACCCGCTGGCTTCCGCATGCCATCCATGTCCATGCCTCCTTCTATGAATTTGGCAGCCAAGAAGCAACTCCAACCTGAAG CTCCTCCCCCAGTGCCCACAAGACTCGACCCCTCAGCTGTGAGGACCTATTCATGCTAA
- the LOC101169031 gene encoding liprin-alpha-4 isoform X2, translating to MMCEVMPTISEGDSAGPPRGAAGVPNGADQEANFEQLMVNMLDERDKLLESLRETQETLIQSQTKLQGALHERDALQRQINAALPQEFATLTKELNICREQLLEKEEEISELKAERNNTRLLLEHLECLVSRHERSLRMTVVKRQAPPPSGVSSEVEVLKALKSLFEHHKALDEKVRERLRVALERVATLEGQLAAATQELSMVRQRKEGDSGDRTDGCKPTWKRLPNGSIDAHDDGSRVSELQELLDRTNKELAESRKQSAALNARMAELEVELANARRELSRNEELSIKQQREQREREDMEERITTLEKRYLAAQRETTHIHDLNDKLENELATKDSLHRQSEEKVRQLQEMLELAEQRLAQTMRKAETLPEVEAELAQRVAALSKAEERHGNVEERLRQLESQLEEKNQELGRARQREKMNEEHNKRLSDTVDRLLTESNERLQLHLKERMAALEDKNALIQDLENCQKQLEEFHHTRERLIGEIDKLRNEIDHLKRRSGAFGDGSHPRSHLGSSSDLRFSVVEGQDGHYSTTVIRRAQKGRLSALRDDPNKDYPSLRGSVSHLLGSDMEAESDMDDDVSSALLSPSGQSDAQTLALMLQEQLDAINEEIRMIQVERESADLRSGDIESRVNSGSMDGLNVTLRPRALPTSATAQSLASSSSPPNSGHSTPKHHGRNASHHLGIMTLPSDLRKHRRKVASPVEVDKATIKCETSPPSSPRSLRLETNFAQFTGSLEDGRGKQKKGIKSSIGRLFGKKEKGRMDQTVGRDGQSLPALADFEMGIGDTMTLGKLGTQAERDRRLKKKHELLEDARKKGLPFAHWDGPTVVSWLELWVGMPAWYVAACRANVKSGAIMSALSDTEIQREIGISNPLHRLKLRLAIQEMVSLTSPSAPLTSRTSSGNVWVTHEEMENLASSTKAENEEGSWAQTLAYGDMNHEWIGNEWLPSLGLPQYRSYFMECLVDARMLDHLTKKDLRSHLKMVDSFHRASLQYGIMCLKRLNYDRKDLDRRRDDSQHDMKDVLVWTNEQVIHWVQSIGLRDYSSNLFESGVHGALIALDETFDYSSLALILQIPMQNTQARQVLEREFNNMLALGTDRRSEEGGDEKSFRRSPSWRKRFRAREGGASLGMMAGSMETLPAGFRMPSMSMPPSMNLAAKKQLQPEAPPPVPTRLDPSAVRTYSC from the exons GAGTTTGCTACTCTGACAAAGGAACTAAACATATGCCGGGAGCAGCTGCTGGAAAAAGAGGAGGAGATATCTGAGCTGAAAGCTGAGAGGAATAACACCAGG CTGTTGCTGGAGCACCTGGAGTGTCTGGTGTCGCGTCACGAGCGCAGTTTGAGGATGACGGTGGTGAAACGACAGGCACCCCCACCATCTGGAGTCTCCAGCGAGGTGGAGGTCCTCAAAGCTCTGAAGTCACTGTTTGAACACCACAAGGCTCTGGATGAAAAG GTTCGGGAAAGACTTCGGGTTGCTCTGGAGAGGGTGGCCACCCTAGAGGGACAGTTAGCAGCTGCCACACAAGAG TTGAGCATGGTGAGGCAAAGGAAGGAGGGTGACTCAGGGGATCGGACCGACGGATGTAAACCTACATGGAAG AGATTGCCCAATGGCTCCATAGATGCTCACGATGACGGAAGTCGGGTGTCTGAGCTTCAGGAACTGCTTGACCGGACCAATAAGGAGTTGGCGGAGAGTCGTAAGCAATCCGCCGCGCTCAACGCCCGCATGGCCGAGCTGGAGGTGGAGCTTGCCAATGCCCGTCGAGAGTTGAGTCGTAATGAGGAGCTGTCAATCAAGCAACAGAGGGAGCAACGAGAG AGAGAAGATATGGAAGAAAGGATAACAACATTAGAAAAGCGCTACCTGGCTGCTCAGCGGGAAACCACACACATCCATGACCTCAACGACAAACTGGAGAATGAGCTGGCCACCAAGGACTCCCTGCACAGACAG AGTGAGGAAAAGGTGCGCCAGCTGCAGGAAATGCTGGAGTTGGCAGAGCAGAGGTTGGCTCAGACCATGAGGAAGGCTGAGACACTGCCAGAGGTGGAAGCTGAACTGGCACAGAGAGTTGCAGCCCTCTCCAAG GCTGAGGAGCGGCATGGCAACGTTGAGGAGAGGCTTAGACAGCTGGAGTCACAACTGGAAGAGAAGAACCAAGAGCTAggaagg GCTCGACAGAGagagaaaatgaatgaagagCACAACAAGCGTTTATCCGACACCGTAGATCGGCTGCTAACCGAGTCCAACGAACGCCTGCAGCTTCATCTGAAAGAGCGCATGGCTGCCCTGGAAGACAAG aACGCCCTCATTCAGGATCTCGAAAACTGCCAAAAACAGCTTGAGGAGTTCCACCACACCAGG GAACGGCTGATTGGAGAGATTGACAAACTGAGAAATGAGATTGATCATTTGAAACGCCGCAGTGGGGCATTTGGAGATGGAAGTCATCCTCG ATCTCATTTGGGGAGCTCCAGCGACCTCCGCTTCTCTGTAGTGGAGGGTCAGGATGGCCACTACAGCACAACTGTGATCAGGCGCGCACAAAAAGGCAGACTTTCAGCGCTAAGAGATGACCCAAACAAG GACTACCCATCTCTGCGTGGGAGCGTCAGCCACCTCCTCGGCAGTGATATGGAGGCGGAGTCCGACATGGACGACGATGTCAGCTCCGCCCTGCTCTCCCCCAGCGGTCAATCAGATGCTCAGACACTCGCCCTCATGCTGCAGGAGCAACTTGATGCTATCAATGAGGAGATAAG GATGATCCAGGTGGAAAGAGAATCAGCAGACTTGCGATCTGGCGACATCGAGTCTCGTGTGAACAGTGGCAGCATGGATGGCCTCAACGTGACGCTACGACCTCGGGCCTTACCCACCTCCGCCACCGCCCAGTCCCTAGCATCTTCCTCTTCCCCACCTAACAGTGGACACTCCACCCCGAAACATCATGGACGCAACGCCAGTCACCATCTCGGCATCATGACACTG CCTAGCGACTTGAGAAAACACAGAAGGAAAGTAGCG TCTCCGGTGGAGGTGGACAAAGCTACCATCAAGTGTGAGACATCACCTCCATCCTCCCCACGCAGTCTCAGGCTGGAAACCAATTTTGCTCAGTTTACAGGCAGTCTGGAGGATGGAAGAGG aaaacagaagaagggAATCAAGTCGTCTATTGGTCGACTGTTTGGGAAGAAGGAAAAGGGCCGAATGGACCAGACTGTTGGTCGGGACGGCCAGTCTCTACCAGCTCTAGCAG ACTTTGAGATGGGCATCGGCGACACAATGACTCTGGGAAAATTGGGCACGCAGGCAGAGAGGGACCggagactaaaaaaaaa gcATGAGCTTTTAGAAGATGCAAGAAAAAAGGGTCTTCCATTTGCTCACTGGGACGGCCCTACTGTGGTCTCATGGCTGGAG TTGTGGGTGGGCATGCCAGCCTGGTATGTGGCAGCCTGTCGTGCCAACGTGAAAAGCGGGGCCATCATGTCAGCTCTTTCCGACACAGAGATCCAGAGGGAGATTGGCATCAGCAACCCGCTGCACCGACTGAAACTCCGTTTGGCCATCCAGGAGATGGTGTCCCTCACCAGCCCCTCTGCACCCCTCACCTCCAGAAcg TCCTCCGGAAATGTGTGGGTGACTCATGAAGAGATGGAGAACCTGGCGTCCTCCACCAAAGCG GAGAATGAGGAAGGCAGCTGGGCACAG ACCCTAGCATATGGAGATATGAATCATGAGTGGATTGGGAACGAATGGCTGCCCAGCCTCGGTCTGCCTCAGTATCGCTCCTACTTCATGGAGTGTTTGGTGGACGCACGGATGCTGGACCACCTGACCAAGAAGGACTTGAGGAGCCACCTTAAGATGGTGGATAGTTTTCACAG GGCTAGTCTGCAGTACGGGATTATGTGCTTGAAGAGGCTGAATTATGACAGAAAAGACCTGGATCGCAGGAGAGACGACAGCCAGCATGACATGAAAG ATGTTTTAGTGTGGACAAATGAGCAGGTGATCCACTGGGTCCAGTCCATTGGCCTGAGGGATTACAGCAGCAACCTGTTTGAGAGCGGCGTTCATGGCGCCCTCATTGCTTTGGATGAGACCTTTGACTACAGCAGCCTGGCGCTCATCTTGCAGATCCCTATGCAGAACACACAG GCACGGCAGGTTTTGGAGCGAGAATTCAACAACATGTTAGCCCTGGGGACAGACCGTCGATCAGAAGAG GGTGGAGATGAAAAATCATTTAGACGCTCTCCATCCTGGCGTAAGAGGTTTAGAGCTCGCGAGGGAGGGGCGAGCCTGGGGATGATGGCAGGCTCCATGGAAACGCTACCCGCTGGCTTCCGCATGCCATCCATGTCCATGCCTCCTTCTATGAATTTGGCAGCCAAGAAGCAACTCCAACCTGAAG CTCCTCCCCCAGTGCCCACAAGACTCGACCCCTCAGCTGTGAGGACCTATTCATGCTAA